Part of the Tissierellales bacterium genome, CAGAGATAGTAATTTAAAGAATATAGATAGAATAATTGTTAATAGTAAAGAAAAATATGATTATTTAAAAGAAATAATTGAAATTAATTTTCCTCAATATATAAAAAAAATTGTTTATGAAGAATTTGACATTTATAAATGGGGAAATATAAAAAGAGAAATTGAAAAAATTCTTAGTGGTAAGATACCATTAGAAAGTGGCGGATACATTGTAATAGACGAGACAGAAGCCTTAACAGCTATTGATGTAAATACAGGAAAATACACAGGGAAAGCAAACCTTGATGATACAATATTAAAAACAAATTTAGAAGCAGCAAGGGAAATAGGAAAACAATTAAGGCTGCAGGATCTTGGTGGTATAATAATAATAGACTTTATTGATATGAGAAAAAATAAAGATATTTCTTTAGTATTTAGGGAGTTAAAAAAATATACCCAAGAAGACAGCACAAAAGTAAATATTGTTGACATGACTAAATTAGGGTTAGTAGAGTTAACGAGGAAAAAAGTTAGAAATAGTTTATCGTCACATTTTTTACAGAATTGTGAACATTGTCATGGAAAAGGTAAAAGAATAAGTAAAAAATATTGACAAGGCTCTTTTTATTTGATAAAATTAGTTGTCGTAAGAGGCCGCACAGTGTGGGTATTAAAGCATAGTCACCTAACATTGGCGAGACTGGTTAGAGGAGGTGTATGTGATAATGTATGCTGTAATTGAAACAGGTGGAAAACAATATAGGGTAGAAGAAGGAGATACAATTTTTGTTGAAAAACTCGATGCAAAAGAAGGGGACAAAATAGATTTTGATAAAGTTCTTTTTGTGTCCAAAGATGAACCTGTTGTTGGTAAACCTCATGTTGATGGAGCAAAAGTTGAAGCTACTGTTCTAGAACAAGGGAAAGCAAGAAAAATTATTGTATTTAAATACAAAGCAAAGAAAAATTACAAGAAAAAACAAGGTCATCGTCAACCTTATACAAAGGTAAAAATTGAAGGAATTGTAGGCTAAAAATGATTAATGCAAAAATTTATAAAGACCAGCGTAAAAATATTATTAAGTTTTTTATAACAGGCCATGCTGGTTTTGAAAATGAGGGCCTTGACATTGTTTGTGCTGCTGTATCAGTATTAGTCCATACAGCTTTAGTTTCTTTAAATAAAGTTTGCAAAATTGATGAAAAAGATATAGATTATTTTATAGATGATGATAACGGAGTTATGAAGGTTTCTTTACCTGGTAATTTAGGCAAGGAAAAAAGGGAAAAGGCTAATATAGTATTAAGATCAATGGAACTTGGCTTAATATCTATAGTTGAAGTCTATCCAGAAAATGTAGCTCTCGAGTATAGGGAGGTGTAGAATATGATAAAGTTAAATTTACAATTATTCGCTACGAAAAAAGGAGCAGGTAGTACACGTAACGGTAGAGATAGTGAATCTAAAAGGTTAGGTGTTAAAAGAGGAGACGGACAATATGTTTTAGCGGGAAATATTATCGTGCGTCAAAGAGGAACAAAAATACATCCAGGAAGTAATGTAGGAAAAGGTTCAGATGATACTTTGTTTGCACGGGTTGATGGAGTTATAAAGTTTGAAAGAAAAGGAAGAAATAAAAAACAAGTTAGTGTTTATCCTGTAGAAGAAATGGCTTAAAGCTTACCACTAGGTAAGCTTTAATTTTTTATAATGGCTTTTTTATTGACAGAGTGAATACAATTGGTATAATTTAATTAATATATATAGGGAACTATACTTTGGAAAGTAAGGATGATAAATATGTTTATTGATAGAGCAAATATAGAAGTAAAGGCAGGAAAAGGTGGGAATGGGGCAGTTGCTTTCCGTAGGGAAAAGTATGAGCCTTCTGGCGGTCCTTATGGTGGAGATGGAGGTAATGGTGGAAATATTATTTTGAAAGTAGATGAAGGTTTAAAAACTTTAATGGACTTCAAGTATAAGTCCATATATAAGGCAGAGAATGGAGAAAATGGTAAGACTAAAAGAATGCATGGGAAAAGTGGAGAAGATTTCATTTTAAGAGTTCCCGTAGGAACCTTGGTAAAAGATGCAAGTTCTAATAAAGTAATAGTGGATTTAAAAGAAAAAAATCAAACTGTTACTTTAGCAAAAGGTGGTAGAGGTGGAAGGGGAAATGCTAGGTTTGCTACTTCTACTAGGCAAGCTCCCCGATTTTCAGAGCCAGGGAAAAAAGGAGAAGAATTATCTATAATTTTGGAATTAAAACTTTTAGCCGATGTAGGTTTAATAGGATTCCCTAATGTAGGTAAATCCACTTTACTTTCTATTATGTCTGCAGCAAAGCCAAGGATTGCTAATTATCATTTTACTACTTTAAGTCCTAATTTAGGTGTAGTAAAAGTAGAAGAAAGAAGTAGCTTTGTAATTGCTGATATTCCAGGTCTTATAGAAGGAGCTCATGAAGGAACAGGTTTAGGTCATGAATTTTTGAGACATATAGAAAGAACTAGGTTGCTGGTCCATGTATTAGATATATCAGGATTTGAAGGTAGACAGCCTCTAGAGGATTTTTATAAGATAAATGAAGAATTGGAAAAATACAATTCTAAATTAAAAGATAAGCCTCAAATTGTAGCTGCTAATAAAATAGATATAACTGGGGCAAAAGAAAACTATAATATAATAAAAAATGAACTAGAGGAAAAGGGAATTAAGGTATATCCCATTTCTGCAGCAACTTATGAAGGAATAGATAATCTTAAATATGCTATGTGGAATAAACTAAAAGAAATTGAAAAGGATTACAGTACTTTTGATGATGAAATTGATTTATCTGATCTTAAAGAAGATAAAGAACAAATAATAGTAAAAAAGGAAGATGGAAAATATATAGTAGAGGGAGAATTTATAGAAAAACTTTTATATTCTACTAACTTCGATAGTTATGATTCATTAAGATATTTCCAAGACACAATTAGACGAAAAGGAATAGTGGAGGAATTAAAGAAAATGGGAGTGGAAGAAAAAGATTTAGTATATATATGTGGTTATGAATTTGAATTTTTTGAATAAAGGAGTGTATTAATTGTTAACAGGTAATCAGAGAAGTTATTTAAAGGGTTTAGCAAATAGGATTAATCCTATATTACAAATTGGTAAAAAAGGAATAACAGAAAATTTTGTAATACAGGTAGACGAAGCTTTAGAGGCAAGGGAAATAATCAAAATAAAAGTATTAGATAATAATTTATTAGAACCTAAAGAGGTTGCAAACGAACTTTGTACTTTAATAAATGCAGAGTTTGTTCAGAGTATAGGAAGTAAAATTACCTTATATAGGGAATCTGAAGAGAACAAGAAAATAGAATTACCATAAGATTGGCTTAAGCCAATCTTTTATTGGAGGGATATTGTGTCTAGGGATAAAATAGGTATTATGGGTGGAACTTTTGATCCTATTCATATTGGGCATTTGATAATTGCAGAAGAAGCTAGGGAGTTTTTAAACTTAGAAGAGGTTATTTTTATACCTACTGGTAAACCACCTCATAAAAAAAGTTCTGGCATTACAAGTTCTTTGCATAGATATAATATGACGGAATTAGGGATAAAGAGTAATTCTAATTTTTCTATATCAGCAATTGAAGTAGAGAATTCTAGTACAACTTATACTATTGATACTATTGAAAAATTAAGGAAGACATATAAAAATACCCAATTTTTTTTCATAATTGGTGGAGATTCGATTATAAATATACATAAGTGGAAAGATTATAAAGACTTACTAAAAAGCTGTAATTTCCTAGTGGCTAAAAGAGCAGGAAGTCCAGATGAAGAAGTTAAGAATATAATAAATAAATTAAACAGGATTTATGGGAAGGTTATATATGAGGTTCCCATACCTTATATAGATATTTCATCAACAGAAATTAGGTCTAAAGTAATGAAAAACAAAAGCATTAAATACTATGTACCAATGGATGTGGAGGAATACATAAAAAATAAGAATTTATATAAAGGTTGATAGGGGGAGTTTATGTTGGAACCATGGGTTCACAAACGTCTCAAAGAGGATATAGGTATGGAAAGATATAAACATACTTTGAGAGTCGCTGAGATTTCTAAAAAGCTTGCAAGGAAATATGGTGCTGATGAAGAAAAGGCAAATATAGCTGCTTTATTGCATGATTGTGGCAAATTTCAAGATAAAAAAAATTTATTGAAAGTGGCTGACGATTTTGATATAATTTTAGATAATGTAATGAAAATTAACAAGCATCTAATACACGGGCCTTTGGGGGCAGAAATAGCAAAAAGAACATATGATGTCCATGATGAAGAAATATTAAGTGCTATATATTATCATACTACAGGAAGAGAAAATATGTCTTTGTTGGAAAAAGTTATATATATGGCAGATTATATAGAACCAGGTAGAGATTTTAAAGGATTAGAAGAGGTCAGAAACTTAGTTGATGTAGATTTAAACAATGCTTTACTACTTGCTATGAACAATACAATAAAATATGTAATAGAAAAAGGATATTTATTACATATAGATACAGTAAAAGCAAGGAATAGCATAAAACTTGAAATGGAGTGAGGTCAATGAAAAAAACGTTTCTAAAGAGCTTTTTTGTTTCTTTTTTAGCTTTTGCCATCTTATATGGGGGAGGCACTTATTATTTTGCAAATCATAAGGACAATGTAGTTAGGGAAAATGATGATTTTTTTAATAGAGTATCAGATGATGACGATGATGAATTAGTTTTTTTGGCATTAGGAATTGATACAAAAGATTTATCTAATAGTGGAAAAGAGAGGTCAGATACTATGATGCTGTGTAAAGTTGATAAATCTACAGGAGCAATTTCTGTACTTTCAATTCCAAGAGACACACGTGTACCTATAAGTGGCAGGGATAGTGAGGAAAGAATCAATCATGCTCATGCCTATGGTGGCCCTGAGCTTGCAGTAGAAACTGCTAGTGAGTTAATAGGAATAGATTTAGATTATTATGTAAGAGTGGATTATAAAATTGTTGAGGAATATGTAAACTTAATAGGTGGGGTAGAAGTAGATGTACCTTTTGATATGGTATATTCTGATATATCAGATGATCCTCCATTACACATAGATTTAAAAAAAGGAAGACAAGTTTTAGATGGGGATAAATCTATACAATTTTTAAGATATAGAAAGGGATATGAAAATCAAGACTTAGGACGTATCAATGCGCAACAAGAATTTATAACTGCCGCTATGGATCAAACATTAGAACCAAGCAATATTACAAAAATACCTCAAATGATAAAAGCTTACTATAAGTATGTAGATACAAATATTCCTTTTGATGTAATAACAAAGTTTGCTATGGGGGCAAAAGATTTTGATACAGAAAATGTTCATATGGGCACACTACCAGGAGAGCCTGAGACTATTGATGGTGTAGCATATTTTATACATGAAGAAGAGGAAAGTGAAAAGATGGTGAAGGAATTATTTACCGATCATAAAACTGTAGAAGTTAAAGATAATGAAGATAGTGATGAATTAAATTAGTAAATAGGAGGTTGATTTGTGAAAGAAATTAAAGATAAGCTCCCTATTATAGTAAAAGCATGTGAAGAAACAAAAGCTTTAGATATAAAAGTTTTGGATATAAAAAAGCTTACATCAATAGCGGATTATTTTATAATAGCTAGTGGGAGTTCTACAGCACAAGTAAAAGCAATTGTAGATAAAATTGATGAAGCAATGTATAAGAATGGATCTCATGTTAGCAGGAAAGAAGGATATCTAGCGGGAAAATGGGTGTTATTAGATTATGGTGATATTATAGTACATGTATTTCATGGAGAAAGTAGAAAGTTTTATGATATAGAAAGATTGTGGGCAGATGGTAAAGAAATAATGATAGATACTATATAAAAATAGTACAAATCCTACGGTTTTTAAAACTTATATCCCTAGGGATATAAGTTTTATGCAGTATATATGAAGTTTTTAAAGGAGGATGGTTATGGAAAAAAAGTACGTAAAAACTGAAAATGCCCCTTCAGCTATAGGGCCATATTCCCAAGGAATAATTGCAGGGAATATAGTATATACTTCAGGGCAGCTACCAATTAACCCGAGCACAGGGGAATTATTAAAGGGAGACATAGAAAAAGAAACAATTCAATGTCTAGAAAATGTAATAGCTATAGTTAAAGAGGCAAATGGAGCATTAGAAGATATAGTAAAAGTAAATATATATGTTACTAATATAGATAATTTTTCAAAAATAAATGAAATTTATAGCGAATATTTCAGTGAGCATAAGCCGGCTAGATCTTTAGTAGAAGTTAGAAGACTACCTCAAGATGGTAATATAGAAATAGAAGCTATTGCAATTATATAAAATAAAACCCCGTTTTAACGGGGTTTTACATTTCCATATATATATTTTTCTTTCCCTCTTTTCGATTTCTTTTTATAAAAAATATATTTTATTGTCAACAATATAAAGATAGTTATAAGTATAATCCACCAAATTTTACCTAAGAAGCTTAATATAATATTTTTTAATGGCATTTTTTCAACGGTTAATGTAGATACAATATCAGCTTGTCCCAATTTTTTGTCGTTAAGGTAATATTCTATTTTGCCTAAGCTATCCCCTTGCTTTATTGGTACAGTATTATCCTCAAATATAGTTATTTTCTTTTGAACCCTATTTTCTTTACCTTTAGGTACATTTGTAATGAAACCATCTTTCAGTATACCAGCAACAAAAGGAGTGGTTCCTTTCTTAATTGGGATATTATCTATAAACTCATTTTCAAAGGAAATAGTAGCCTTTTCAAAATTATCAAAGCCATAATTTAAAAGCTTATGGCTATCCGTATATATAGATCTACCTTCACTTTTAAGGACTACTGCTATTAATCTTTGATTGTTTTTTGTTGCAGATGATACTAGACATTGTTTAGCTGCCCCTGTATATCCCGATTTAACACCATCTACACCATCATATTTAATTGGAATAACTTTTTCATTAATCTCTATTTTTTTGTTACTATATAATAGTCTATTAGAGGAAAATAAACATCTTTCTTCATCTTTTTTATTAGTAATAGGTATAGTATAGGTATAGTTCTTTACTATATCTTTAAATACTTTATTTTTCATAGCATATTTAGCCATTAAGGATAGGTCATATGCTGTAGTAACATGTTCGTTACTGGGAAGACCATTTGGATTGGTGAAATGAGTATTTAAAGCTCCTAGGTCTCTAGCTTTTTCATTCATTAATTCTACAAAATTCTCCACGGTACCAGAGATGTGTATAGCTATAGCCACAGCTGCATCATTAGCAGATTCAATTAATAAAGCATTTAACAACTCTTCTAAGGTTAGCTGCTCTCCAGGTTCTAAAGCAATATGGCTACCATCGACTTCTTTAATAACTTCTTCATCAATAGTTACAGTATCACTTAGATTTCCTTTTTCAATGGCTAATATTCCAGTCATAATCTTAGTTGTGCTAGCAGGGAATAATTGTTTATGAGGATTTTTCTCGTAAAGTACCTGTCCAGTATCTCTATCTATTAAGATGGCACTTTCTCCAACTAGGTCTAATTCTTGATGGGAATTAGTATTAGCAGTATCTGAATAAGCTGCTAAAGGAATATTTAGAGTACAAATAAGTATTAGAATAGCTGCGATTTTTTTCAATCTTTTCACCGTCCTTATTTTTACTGTTACTATTATATTGAATACTCTTATTAGTATATCAAAACATTAAATAAAAAGTAATAACTAATTTTTATAATAAAAAAGAGGTAAACAGTCCAATTAAGTCGAACAAAGAAATAGGGCTAATATAACTATGTTATGGGGGTAGAGATAATTGACTTTCTTTACAAAAAGAGAACAAATAGTTATACTATTTATAGTTGTACTTGTAGTAGTTATCTCCTTATTAGGTATTTTTAAAAAGGATACAAAAGATCAGCCTAGTATATCTAAGGAAACTTCGACTAATAATAATACTGATAATGATGATGAAATTCATGATGATGAAAAAGAAGAAAGTTCTAATATTATAATGGTTCACATAAGTGGTGAGGTATCTAAGCCGGGTCTTGTTGAATTAAAAAATGGTTCAAGGTTAATAGATGCAGTTAATGAAGCAGGAGGACTAAAAGATAATGCAGATTTAGATAAAATCAATTTAGCCAAAAAATTAGAAGACGAAGAAAAAATATATATACCTAAAATTGGAGAAGAAGATATAGATGATAATAATAATAGTAATTCTAGTGGAAATGATGATAAAATAAATATAAATACTGCTTCTAAAGAAGAATTAATGACCTTACCTGGTATGGGAGAGGTTTTAACAGATAGAATTATTCAATACCGTGAAAATAATCAGTTTAATTCTATAGAAGATATTCAAAATGTTTCAGGAATAGGGCCTAAAAAGTTTGAAGGTATAGAAGAATTTATTAAAGTTGATTAAAGGATGTGATATATATGAATATTAAACTTACAGAATTAACGAAGAGCTCTGGCTGAGCAGCAAAAGTTGGTCCTGAGACCTTGGCACAAGTTTTGTGTCAATTGCCCGAAGTTTATGATGAGAATTTGATAGTTGGATTGGATACATCTGATGATGCTGCTGTTTATAAAGTAAATGATGAATTAGCACTTATTCAAACCTTAGACTTTTTTACCCCTGTAGTAGATGATCCTTTTGTTTTTGGCCAAATTGCAGCAGCAAATTCTTTAAGTGACGTTTATGCAATGGGTGGAGATCCCAAGCTGGCCATGAATATAGTTTGTTTTCCAAATTGCTTAAGTCCAGATATTTTAGCAGAGATACTAAAAGGAGGAAATGACAAAGTAAACGAATCAGGTGGGGTTTTAGTGGGGGGACATACTGTAGAAGATGAAGAGCCAAAATATGGTCTATCAGTAACAGGTTTTGTTCATCCTAAAGAAGTCCTTGCCAATACTCATGCAAAAGTAGGAGATGTATTGGTACTTACGAAACCTTTAGGAGTTGGGATTATTAACACTGCTATTAAAGGTGGTTTAGCTGATGAAGAATCTTATAATGAGGCAGTTAAAGTTATGGCAACTTTAAATAAATATGGTAAAGAAGCAGCAATAAAAACAGGAGTAAATGGTTGTACAGATATAACTGGTTTTGGCTTATTAGGTCATGCTTTGGAAATGGCTATGGGTAGTTCAGTAACAATAAAAATAAATCATAAAAGTATTCCACTAATTGAAAAAAGTATAGAGTATGCAAGTATGGGATTAGTACCTGCAGGTGCTTATTCTAATGAAAATTATATTGGAGATAGAGTGGTGTTTAATGGAAGTGTTCCAATAGAGATAAAAGATATATTATTTGATCCTCAGACTTCCGGTGGGCTACTACTTTCTGTAGAAAAAGGGAAATTAAATACATTACTTGAAAATCTACAAGACAACCCTACTTCATATGGTGTAGTTGGGGAAGTAGTAGAAAAGGAGAATCATTTTATAATAGTAGAATAAAGAAAGGGAAGAATAGAATGAATAACAACAAAAACTTATTTAGTTTAATTCCTAAGATAGATGACCTTTTAAATAATGAAATTGTAAAAGGGTTATTAGATTATATGCCCAGGACTGTAGTAGTTGAAGGCGTTAGAGAAGAAGTAAATATCTTAAGAGAGAAAATAAGAACAGGTGAAATGACTGAAGAAAAAATAAAAAATTGTATGGAGGATTTACCAAATTTGGTAAAACTCAGAGCGGAAAGTAAGTTATCTTTCCATTTGAAAAAAGCAATAAATGCTACTGGTGTTGTAATACACACAAACCTTGGTCGTTCCTTAATAAATGAAGAGGTTATGAATAATGTATTTGAAATAGCTACTAGTTATTCAAATTTAGAGTATGATTTATCTAAAGGTAAAAGAGGTTCTAGATATGCTCATTTAGAAGATATTATTACTAAAATAACTGGTGGAGAATCTGCTATGGTGGTAAATAACAATGCAGCGGCAGTTATGTTAGTTTTAAGTACTATAGCTAAGGAAAAAGAGGTAATAGTATCTAGAGGTGAATTAATTGAAATTGGGGGCTCTTTTAGAATCCCAGAAGTAATGGAACAAAGTGGGGCCAAACTAGTAGCCGTAGGAACTACTAATAAAACTCATTTTTGGGACTATGAAAGGGCTATAAATGAAGAAACAGCTGCTTTACTTAAAGTCCATACTAGTAATTATAGAGTAGTTGGCTTCGCTTCTTCAGTGGCTTCGGAAGAATTATATTCTTTAAAAGAAGAGTATAGTATACCCTTAATAGAGGATTTAGGCAGCGGTGTTCTTTTAGATTTATCTAAATATGGATTAGGACATGAACCGACAGTACAAGATTCATTAAATAACGGTATAGACATTGTTACATTTAGTGGGGACAAACTATTAGGAGGACCTCAAGCAGGTATTATAGTAGGTAAAAAGGAGTATATAGAAGAAATGAAAAGGAATCCTCTTACAAGAGCATTTAGAGTTGATAAGTTTACATTGTCTGCATTAGAAGCAACTCTTAAATTGTATTTAGAGGAAGAAACTGCTATTGAAAAGATTCCAACGTTAAATATGTTGACACTGAATGAAAGGGAAATAAATAAGAAAGCAGAACTTCTTTACAATATATTGAAAAAAGAAATAGACTATGAAGATGTAAATATAGAAATTGTAGATGATTATTCAGAAGTAGGTGGAGGATCTTTGCCTATTGAAAAATTGCCTACGAAATGTGTGACTATATCTTTAGAAGAATTGAGCATATCAAGTTTAGAAAGAGAGTTAAGACATTTGCAGACTCCTATTATTACGCGAGTATATAAGGAAAAAATGTTTTTAGATTTAAGAACTATGAAAGAGGATGAATTTAGTACAGTAAGTAATGGTTTATCTTACTCGTTAAAAAAAATAAAAGGAGTGCTATAAAGTGAAGCATTTTATTATTGGTACAGCAGGTCATATAGATCATGGAAAAACAACTTTGATAAAAGCTTTAACTGGTAGGGAGACTGACAGATTAAAAGAAGAAAAGGAAAGAGGAATATCTATAGATTTAGGATTTACTTTTTTCGATTTACCTAGTGGTAAGAGGGCTGGGATCGTTGATGTTCCCGGTCATGAAAAGTTTATAAAAAATATGTTGGCTGGTACAGTAGGTATGGATATTGTTCTACTAGTAATAGCTGCAGATGAAGGGGTTATGCCACAGACAGTAGAACATCTTGCTATTCTTGATTTACTAGGTGTTAAAAAAGGGTTTGTAGTACTTACAAAAACAGATTTAGTAGAAGAAGAGTGGCTAAAGTTAGTTATTGAAGATACTAGAGAGAATTTAAAAGGTACATTTTTGGAGAAATCCCCTATTATACCTGTATCATCTACTAAAAAGACGGGTATAAAAGAGGCTATAAAATTAATTGATGAAATGGCAGACGAAGTAGAAGAAAGGGATATAAAGGATATGCCTAGACTTCCAGTAGATAGAGTTTTTAGTATATCTGGCTTTGGTACAGTAGTTACAGGAACTTTAATTTCTGGAACTTTTCAAATAGGGGATGAAGTGCAAATATTTCCAGGTAATAAAATAGGAAGAATTAGAAATTTACAAGTACATGATAAAGATAATAAAAAGGCTTATTCTGGCCAAAGGGTAGCAATAAATATAGCCGGATTAAAAAAAGCAGATATAAATAGAGGAGATGTAATTGCACCTGCAGATTCTATGAAAGACACTATGATGTTAGATGTATCTATGAGATTGTTGAATAGTATCCCAAGGCCTATTAAAAATAGGACTAGATTGAGACTTTATGTTGGCACAAAAGAAGTATTATGTAGAATAGTTTTATTGGACAAAGAGGAATTAACCCCTGGTGAATCCGCTTACGCTCAATTGCGTTTGGAAGAGAGAGTTGTAGCAAAAAGAGGAGATAAATTTGTTCTAAGATATTATTCACCAATGTTTACCATAGGTGGGGGAGAAATATTAGAGGCAAATCCCACAAAGAAAAAGCGATATGATGAACGAGCATTGGAAGAATTAAAGATTAAAGATAAAGGTGATTATTCAGATATTATAGAAAGAATTATATTAGATAAAAGTTTTGAATTTCCAACATTAAAGGATATATCAGTTTATACAGTGAAACCAGAGGATAGAATAGAAAGGGAGATAGAAAAATTAAAAGAGAAAAATAAAGTAGTAGTATTTAAGTTATCAAAGGATATGCATGTTATACACATAGATTACTTTAATAAAATTAAAGATGAAATTCTTAAGGAATTAAAAATCTTCCATAGCAATTACCCTTTAAGATCTGGTATGCAAAAAGAAGAGTTAAGAGTTAAATATATTAAGGGAGCTAGAGCAAAAGTAGCGGATAACTTTATAGATTTATTAGAAAAAGAAGAATATATTAAACAGGAAAATGAAAATGTTCGTCTTAAAGGCTTT contains:
- a CDS encoding ribonuclease E/G; amino-acid sequence: RDSNLKNIDRIIVNSKEKYDYLKEIIEINFPQYIKKIVYEEFDIYKWGNIKREIEKILSGKIPLESGGYIVIDETEALTAIDVNTGKYTGKANLDDTILKTNLEAAREIGKQLRLQDLGGIIIIDFIDMRKNKDISLVFRELKKYTQEDSTKVNIVDMTKLGLVELTRKKVRNSLSSHFLQNCEHCHGKGKRISKKY
- the rplU gene encoding 50S ribosomal protein L21, producing MYAVIETGGKQYRVEEGDTIFVEKLDAKEGDKIDFDKVLFVSKDEPVVGKPHVDGAKVEATVLEQGKARKIIVFKYKAKKNYKKKQGHRQPYTKVKIEGIVG
- a CDS encoding ribosomal-processing cysteine protease Prp, with translation MINAKIYKDQRKNIIKFFITGHAGFENEGLDIVCAAVSVLVHTALVSLNKVCKIDEKDIDYFIDDDNGVMKVSLPGNLGKEKREKANIVLRSMELGLISIVEVYPENVALEYREV
- the rpmA gene encoding 50S ribosomal protein L27, which gives rise to MIKLNLQLFATKKGAGSTRNGRDSESKRLGVKRGDGQYVLAGNIIVRQRGTKIHPGSNVGKGSDDTLFARVDGVIKFERKGRNKKQVSVYPVEEMA
- the obgE gene encoding GTPase ObgE, whose amino-acid sequence is MFIDRANIEVKAGKGGNGAVAFRREKYEPSGGPYGGDGGNGGNIILKVDEGLKTLMDFKYKSIYKAENGENGKTKRMHGKSGEDFILRVPVGTLVKDASSNKVIVDLKEKNQTVTLAKGGRGGRGNARFATSTRQAPRFSEPGKKGEELSIILELKLLADVGLIGFPNVGKSTLLSIMSAAKPRIANYHFTTLSPNLGVVKVEERSSFVIADIPGLIEGAHEGTGLGHEFLRHIERTRLLVHVLDISGFEGRQPLEDFYKINEELEKYNSKLKDKPQIVAANKIDITGAKENYNIIKNELEEKGIKVYPISAATYEGIDNLKYAMWNKLKEIEKDYSTFDDEIDLSDLKEDKEQIIVKKEDGKYIVEGEFIEKLLYSTNFDSYDSLRYFQDTIRRKGIVEELKKMGVEEKDLVYICGYEFEFFE
- the yhbY gene encoding ribosome assembly RNA-binding protein YhbY, which produces MLTGNQRSYLKGLANRINPILQIGKKGITENFVIQVDEALEAREIIKIKVLDNNLLEPKEVANELCTLINAEFVQSIGSKITLYRESEENKKIELP
- the nadD gene encoding nicotinate-nucleotide adenylyltransferase; the protein is MSRDKIGIMGGTFDPIHIGHLIIAEEAREFLNLEEVIFIPTGKPPHKKSSGITSSLHRYNMTELGIKSNSNFSISAIEVENSSTTYTIDTIEKLRKTYKNTQFFFIIGGDSIINIHKWKDYKDLLKSCNFLVAKRAGSPDEEVKNIINKLNRIYGKVIYEVPIPYIDISSTEIRSKVMKNKSIKYYVPMDVEEYIKNKNLYKG
- the yqeK gene encoding bis(5'-nucleosyl)-tetraphosphatase (symmetrical) YqeK, whose product is MLEPWVHKRLKEDIGMERYKHTLRVAEISKKLARKYGADEEKANIAALLHDCGKFQDKKNLLKVADDFDIILDNVMKINKHLIHGPLGAEIAKRTYDVHDEEILSAIYYHTTGRENMSLLEKVIYMADYIEPGRDFKGLEEVRNLVDVDLNNALLLAMNNTIKYVIEKGYLLHIDTVKARNSIKLEME
- a CDS encoding LCP family protein; protein product: MKKTFLKSFFVSFLAFAILYGGGTYYFANHKDNVVRENDDFFNRVSDDDDDELVFLALGIDTKDLSNSGKERSDTMMLCKVDKSTGAISVLSIPRDTRVPISGRDSEERINHAHAYGGPELAVETASELIGIDLDYYVRVDYKIVEEYVNLIGGVEVDVPFDMVYSDISDDPPLHIDLKKGRQVLDGDKSIQFLRYRKGYENQDLGRINAQQEFITAAMDQTLEPSNITKIPQMIKAYYKYVDTNIPFDVITKFAMGAKDFDTENVHMGTLPGEPETIDGVAYFIHEEEESEKMVKELFTDHKTVEVKDNEDSDELN
- the rsfS gene encoding ribosome silencing factor, giving the protein MKEIKDKLPIIVKACEETKALDIKVLDIKKLTSIADYFIIASGSSTAQVKAIVDKIDEAMYKNGSHVSRKEGYLAGKWVLLDYGDIIVHVFHGESRKFYDIERLWADGKEIMIDTI
- a CDS encoding RidA family protein, giving the protein MEKKYVKTENAPSAIGPYSQGIIAGNIVYTSGQLPINPSTGELLKGDIEKETIQCLENVIAIVKEANGALEDIVKVNIYVTNIDNFSKINEIYSEYFSEHKPARSLVEVRRLPQDGNIEIEAIAII
- a CDS encoding D-alanyl-D-alanine carboxypeptidase family protein, translating into MKRLKKIAAILILICTLNIPLAAYSDTANTNSHQELDLVGESAILIDRDTGQVLYEKNPHKQLFPASTTKIMTGILAIEKGNLSDTVTIDEEVIKEVDGSHIALEPGEQLTLEELLNALLIESANDAAVAIAIHISGTVENFVELMNEKARDLGALNTHFTNPNGLPSNEHVTTAYDLSLMAKYAMKNKVFKDIVKNYTYTIPITNKKDEERCLFSSNRLLYSNKKIEINEKVIPIKYDGVDGVKSGYTGAAKQCLVSSATKNNQRLIAVVLKSEGRSIYTDSHKLLNYGFDNFEKATISFENEFIDNIPIKKGTTPFVAGILKDGFITNVPKGKENRVQKKITIFEDNTVPIKQGDSLGKIEYYLNDKKLGQADIVSTLTVEKMPLKNIILSFLGKIWWIILITIFILLTIKYIFYKKKSKRGKEKYIYGNVKPR
- a CDS encoding helix-hairpin-helix domain-containing protein — translated: MTFFTKREQIVILFIVVLVVVISLLGIFKKDTKDQPSISKETSTNNNTDNDDEIHDDEKEESSNIIMVHISGEVSKPGLVELKNGSRLIDAVNEAGGLKDNADLDKINLAKKLEDEEKIYIPKIGEEDIDDNNNSNSSGNDDKININTASKEELMTLPGMGEVLTDRIIQYRENNQFNSIEDIQNVSGIGPKKFEGIEEFIKVD